In Clostridium omnivorum, the DNA window ACAAATTCTCGTTAAAGGAGAACAAGGGAAAGAGGGAAGTGTATATACTGTACATGCTAAAGGAGATGTAATTGCTAAAACCTTCTATGAAGAAATAAAAGAAGTACCAATTAAAGGTGTGAAAAAAGTTAGAACAGGAAATAGTGCTGAAAGTTTATATATTGAGATAAAGGGTAAGAGGTTTTATTTTAAAAATGATTTAAATAAATTTAAGATTTATGATAAAATAGAAGGAAATAAAGGAATCTTAAAAAAGGAAACCTATTATGAGGTAAAAGAGGAAAAGTTTGATCTTGATCCTAAAAAGGTTATTGATGAAACCGCAGATGAGCTTTTTCAAAAGATTAGCGTAAATTTAGACAAATCAGTAGTAATTAAGGATAAAAAGGTAGAGGCTCAGCCTGTAGGAGATAACTATAAGATAAGACTTTTAGTTATTGCAGAAGAAAACATTGCTTTACCTGAGAAAACGGAGCAGTAGCTTTTTATTAACAAAAGGTGGGATATAGGTGGGTACAGTGAACATAAAAGATATGTTAAAGAAAAATAAACTTAAGCATATAATAATTTTCGTCATTTCTTTTTTAGTTATTTATTCAGCTTTGCTTACGTCTATTGCAACTAAAAAATATACATTAAAAGAAGGAGAAATTGCAAAGACTAATATAAAGGCACAGAGAGAATTTAAGGATGAGATAAGTACAGAAGCTAGAATAAGAGATACAGAAAATTCGGTACAACCACAATATACAAAAAAAACTGAGATTAAGGATACTGCTATAGATCACATAAATAATCTTTTTGTTGAACTTGTAAAACTTAAAGATTTAAACAGTGATGAAAAAGATAAGATTAGTAAACTAAAAGGCAGCACGGATATAGCCTTATCTGATGATGATATTTCATATCTATTAAAATTATCAAAGGATGAACTAAAAGGCTTGCAGGATTTTATTGTCAGCACACTATCAGAAATATATGATAATTCTATTGAATATAATCCTGAAGTTTCAAAAGAAATAAATGATGAAAAATTGAAAAGGGCACAGGAGACTGTACTTTTAAAATTTAATAGTTCGAAATTTTCCAAAGCAATAAGAGATATAGGAACTACTATTGCAAATTCACAAATAAAACCTAATTCAATTTATGATAAGGATAAAACTGAGGAATTAAAAAAAGAAGCTATAAAAAAGGTTTCCCCAGTAATGATTAAAAAGGACCAAATAATCGTTAAAGAGGGAGAGCCAGTTACAAAATATCAACTGGAACTACTTAAGACTATAGGATTATTAAACAATGGTGGTCCTTCTGAATGGTACTTATATGTAAGTTTAGCGGTGTTTGTAGCCTTTATATTGATAGTGGAGAGCTATTATCTATTCAGGTATCATAATGAGCTGTATTGGGATTTAAAGAAATATATGATGATAAATTTGCTTGGCTGTATCTCGGTTATTTTGGCAAGGGTATTAAGTCTTGCTTCGCCATTTCTAATACCATTTGCCTGTATACCCATGCTAATGACCTTACTTTTAGACCACAAAATATCACTTGCAATTAGTGTAATTAATACTTTACTCATAAGCGCAGCTATGGGCTTTAAAATTGAGACAACCCTGCTTGCTGTTATAAATGCTGTGATGGGTGCAATTATTCTTAGGAAAATGCAGCAGAGAAACGATATTTTATATGCTTGCTTATCAATATCGATGATAAATTTGATAACTTCTTTTTCAATTGGTTTTCTTTTAAGCAACAATGCTTTGGATATTTTAAAAAATGCTATTTTATCTGTAGTATCTAGTTGTTTATCAGGTGTGCTTACTATAGGCTTCTTACCTTTCTTTGAAAGTACTTTTGATATAGTAACAACAATAAAGCTATTAGAGTTGTCAAATCCTAATAATCCACTATTGAAAAAGCTTCTAATGGAGGCACCAGGTACCTATCATCACAGTGTGATAGTTGCC includes these proteins:
- a CDS encoding HD family phosphohydrolase — translated: MLKKNKLKHIIIFVISFLVIYSALLTSIATKKYTLKEGEIAKTNIKAQREFKDEISTEARIRDTENSVQPQYTKKTEIKDTAIDHINNLFVELVKLKDLNSDEKDKISKLKGSTDIALSDDDISYLLKLSKDELKGLQDFIVSTLSEIYDNSIEYNPEVSKEINDEKLKRAQETVLLKFNSSKFSKAIRDIGTTIANSQIKPNSIYDKDKTEELKKEAIKKVSPVMIKKDQIIVKEGEPVTKYQLELLKTIGLLNNGGPSEWYLYVSLAVFVAFILIVESYYLFRYHNELYWDLKKYMMINLLGCISVILARVLSLASPFLIPFACIPMLMTLLLDHKISLAISVINTLLISAAMGFKIETTLLAVINAVMGAIILRKMQQRNDILYACLSISMINLITSFSIGFLLSNNALDILKNAILSVVSSCLSGVLTIGFLPFFESTFDIVTTIKLLELSNPNNPLLKKLLMEAPGTYHHSVIVANLAEVAAEEVGGNPVLARVSSYYHDIGKIKRPFFFKENQLNGDNPHNKITPNLSALIITSHVKDGLELAKDFKVPRIIRDVIEQHHGDSLVKYFYITAKNSSDNPESINEEDFRYPGPIPYSKEAGIVMLADSIEASVRSINEPTSEKIESMVDSIFKDKLAEGQLDNCELTLKDLDKIKKAFLKSLSGIYHQRIEYPTDKWAKKQNEEIKE